The genomic segment AAAATCGAGTAATTCCGCCGCGATTTATTTCAAGCTGGTTATCTGTAGGATAAAGAATTGCGCCTACAAGCTGACTGTCCTTTATAACATTTCTGATATCCTGATAAAGAATATCATTCTTTAAATCCGGGATAATGCTTTCAGCTGCAAAATTAAAATCAACAACGGTATTTTCTGTGTCTAAAATTATTATTCCATCGTTCGTACATTCAAAAACTTTATCGCGGGCAAGTGGTTTTAAATTAAAAAATCGATGGCTGAAAAGTATATTTAAAAAAAGGAGACTCGAAACCACAACTGTAAATGGAACGTAATCTAACCCATATGGCTGCATGTTTAAAATGTCAAGAAAAAAAGCAATTACCGGCAGTGTCGAGGCAGCAATCATAGCCATACTCTGTCTTTTTATATAGCCGGACGCCTTTTTGCATAAAACTAGATATAAGAAACTTGAATATGACGTGCAAAAAATTGAATAAATAGAATGAGCGATATACCACGGACCTTTTATAAGTTTAAGAATAGGGAAGAAACCATTTTCCATAATATAATATTTAGCGTAAAATAAATAATGCCACTCGTTTGTTAACCTCATTATTACTGTTAAAATAGGAATTGAAATTATAGCTAATACAATAGACGTTTTTACATGTTTTCCTCTATTATAAAATTGAACCGCGATTAATAACCATAGTGCTGGTATAAAAGGTATGCCAATATACTGAAAACCATTCCAAAACATCATTCGTTCGAGATTTTTACTGTAAAGTTCCATTCCATAGCCAACAATATATACTGATATTGCCGCACAGAGGCATGAAAAAGTTGCTGAAAGTATTGTCTTTTCAGTTATTGCACTGTATATTGTCAAAAACACCATTAAGATTGCGAGCGTGAATAAAAATCCGCATAACAGGATATTTATATTATCCATTACTCTTCACTCCAAGGTATGTTACTTTTACGTTTCATTATAATTGATATTTAGTAGTATCAAGCAATATGATATTTAGTATTAGTAATATTATGTAAAAAAGTGCATATGCAAATCAATAACATAATATATTGTTTATCGATTTTT from the Bacillota bacterium genome contains:
- a CDS encoding diguanylate cyclase; the protein is MDNINILLCGFLFTLAILMVFLTIYSAITEKTILSATFSCLCAAISVYIVGYGMELYSKNLERMMFWNGFQYIGIPFIPALWLLIAVQFYNRGKHVKTSIVLAIISIPILTVIMRLTNEWHYLFYAKYYIMENGFFPILKLIKGPWYIAHSIYSIFCTSYSSFLYLVLCKKASGYIKRQSMAMIAASTLPVIAFFLDILNMQPYGLDYVPFTVVVSSLLFLNILFSHRFFNLKPLARDKVFECTNDGIIILDTENTVVDFNFAAESIIPDLKNDILYQDIRNVIKDSQLVGAILYPTDNQLEINRGGITRFYHMKTAAVTDKNNITIGSIITITDVTNYVDIVKRLDFLASHDDLTGLYNRRYFIEWSENALKSALSQNQQVSLVMLDLDNFKNINDTYGHQAGDITLKTVSGICSGFVDNIGLLGRFGGEEFVIFLPQKNIEEAAEIAEEMRRNIESCEIKYGNTIIKVTSSFGISGGTMDSINKYLTNADRALYEAKAAGRNCIKIIK